The DNA sequence aatgcgcatcgtcggaaatcctacaataaatccagaaataaatgcgagtaccaggatttgaaccctggtgggctggggatacgacAGTGCCTCTTACCATTCAACCACAGATTGGTTCGCAACTCGTTGCAATAAATGTCAATTAGATTTGGTTGTATGGACCATGGATATTTGATTAATAATATGATAAGTGAAACCGAAAACACATATACATATactttattattattttattattgAGGTAACCCTTTTgccatgcatgtttgcatgttgagatgGATCATTTGTCATACATGTTGATGTGGCATGGGTGCATGTTAAGGTAAATAGGTGGGGGACATCTGCTTAGTTATATGGGATACAGGATATAggatactctctctgttcctaaatataagtctttgtagagatttcactatgaaccacatacggatgtatatagatgcatttagagtatagattcacttattttgcttcgtatgtggtcTATAGTAAAATATttttaaagacttatatttagaaatggagggagtactgcaTTGATTGGGCAATACGNNNNNNNNNNNNNNNNNNNNNNNNNNNNNNNNNNNNNNNNNNNNNNNNNNNNNNNNNNNNNNNNNNNNNNNNNNNNNNNNNNNNNNNNNNNNNNNNNNNNNNNNNNNNNNNNNNNNNNNNNNNNNNNNNNNNNNNNNNNNNNNNNNNNNNNNNNNNNNNNNNNNNNNNNNNNNNNNNNNNNNNNNNNNNNNNNNNNNNNNNNNNNNNNNNNNNNNNNNNNNNNNNNNNNNNNNNNNNNNNNNNNNNNNNNNNNNNNNNNNNNNNNNNNNNNNNNNNNNNNNNNNNNNNNNNNNNNNNNNNNNNNNNNNNNNNNNNNNNNNNNNNNNNNNNNNNNNNNNNNNNNNNNNNNNNNNNNNNNNNNNNNNNNNNNNNNNNNNNNNNNNNNNNNNNNNNNNNNNNNNNNNNNNNNNNNNNNNNNNNNNNNNNNNNNNNNNNNNNNNNNNNNNNNNNNNNNNNNNNNNNNNNNNNNNNNNNNNNNNNNNNNNNNNNNNNNNNNNNNNNNNNNNNNNNNNNNNNNNNNNNNNNNNNNNNNNNNNNNNNNNNNNNNNNNNNNNNNNNNNNNNNNNNNNNNNNNNNNNNNNNNNNNNNNNNNNNNNNNNNNNNNNNNNNNNNNNNNNNNNNNNNNNNNNNNNNNNNNNNNNNNNNNNNNNNNNNNNNNNNNNNNNNNNNNNNNNNNNNNNNNNNNNNNNNNNNNNNNNNNNNNNNNNNNNNNNNNNNNNNNNNNNNNNNNNNNNNNNNNNNNNNNNNNNNNNNNNNNNNNNNNNNNNNNNNNNNNNNNNNNNNNNNNNNNNNNNNNNNNNNNNNNNNNNNNNNNNNNNNNNNNNNNNNNNNNNNNNNNNNNNNNNNNNNNNNNNNNNNNNNNNNNNNNNNNNNNNNNNNNNNNNNNNNNNNNNNNNNNNNNNNNNNNNNNNNNNNNNNNNNNNNNNNNNNNNNNNNNNNNNNNNNNNNNNNNNNNNNNNNNNNNNNNNNNNNNNNNNNNNNNNNNNNNNNNNNNNNNNNNNNNNNNNNNNNNNNNNNNNNNNNNNNNNNNNNNNNNNNNNNNNNNNNNNNNNNNNNNNNNNNNNNNNNNNNNNNNNNNNNNNNNNNNNNNNNNNNNNNNNNNNNNNNNNNNNNNNNNNNNNNNNNNNNNNNNNNNNNNNNNNNNNNNNNNNNNNNNNNNNNNNNNNNNNNNNNNNNNNNNNNNNNNNNNNNNNNNNNNNNNNNNNNNNNNNNNNNNNNNNNNNNNNNNNNNNNNNNNNNNNNNNNNNNNNNNNNNNNNNNNNNNNNNNNNNNNNNNNNNNNNNNNNNNNNNNNNNNNNNNNNNNNNNNNNNNNNNNNNNNNNNNNNNNNNNNNNNNNNNNNNNNNNNNNNNNNNNNNNNNNNNNNNNNNNNNNNNNNNNNNNNNNNNNNNNNNNNNNNNNNNNNNNNNNNNNNNNNNNNNNNNNNNNNNNNNNNNNNNNNNNNNNNNNNNNNNNNNNNNNNNNNNNNNNNNNNNNNNNNNNNNNNNNNNNNNNNNNNNNNNNNNNNNNNNNNNNNNNNNNNNNNNNNNNNNNNNNNNNNNNNNNNNNNNNNNNNNNNNNNNNNNNNNNNNNNNNNNNNNNNNNNNNNNNNNNNNNNNNNNNNNNNNNNNNNNNNNNNNNNNNNNNNNNNNNNNNNNNNNNNNNNNNNNNNNNNNNNNNNNNNNNNNNNNNNNNNNNNNNNNNNNNNNNNNNNNNNNNNNNNNNNNNNNNNNNNNNNNNNNNAGCATGCGCTGGATTCACCTCTGCCGCCGCGAGCAGCAGGTGTGCTACCAACGTTGATCCAGTTATGTGGAAGAAGCTAGGTGACTTTTCTAGACGCTTGTACGTCTGCCCAAGAGTCCCAAAAAATTGATTCTACCTGACTCAACTACCAGTAATAACTTTTTTTAAGCGATATGATAGAGCTACTGTCCAATTGATCTAGATAGCAGTACCAGTGTACCACTAACATTTTTGTACGCGAAGGCAGAAATTCTAATGCTCATCATCTCAAATTTTAGAGGAATGATAAAGGTTTCATTAAGCAACGTGCAATGACTAATACACTCAAAGCTTGAGAAAAATTATGAAAACTGTGCAATCAAATGAACTTTTTAAAAGTAAAATTAGGTTCTTAAACCCAACTGAATATATAACATGTCAATCCTTATTCTGTCCTAAGCATATTATTCATTATTAGGGTGTATATTTCTATCTTAGGTGCAATGCACGTGCAacttactagtatatatatatgcgcTAGCTCTCCGGTATTCCAATATGTTGAGTTGCGAGAGCAGGAGGAGGAACAGGCATTGATTCTTGAGTTCCACGAGGTACAGCGCAGCGCGACGCAATGGTGGAGCTGCTCCCTGTGGGTTTCATGGACTGGCTGGCGCTGGCTGTGGCTGTGGCGTTATACTACTTTCTTGTCGAGCAGCTGTCATACCGCCGCAAGAAGGGGGCCCTGCCAGGCCCGTCGTTGGTCGTGCCGTTCCTCGGCAGCATCGTGCCCATGATACGAGACCCGGCCGGGTTCTGGGACACGCAGGCGGCCCGGGCAAAGAAGTCCGGTGCCGGGCTGGCGGCTGACTTCGTGGTCGGCCGGTTCATCGTCTTCATCCGCGACTCGGAGCTATCCCACTGCGTGTTCGCCAACGTCCGCCCCGACGCCTTCCAGTTCGTCGGCCACCCTTTCGGCAAGGACCTCTTTGGCATCTTCTACCTGTTCGGCGACGAGCACAAGGACCTGCGCCGCAGGATGGCGCCCAACTTCACGCCGCGCACTCTCTCCACCTACGCCGCCGTCCAGCAGCGCATCATCCTTGCCCACATCCGGAGGTTGCTAGACCGGAACCGGAGATCAGTCGCGGCGCCGATACAGGTGACCTGCCGCAACATAAACCTCGAGACCTCACAGACGGTCTTCGTAGGGCCGTACCTCACCGAGGAGGCGAGGGAGAGATTCGACAAGGACTACGCCCTCTTCAACGCGGGTCTCCTGGCAATGCCCGTGGACCTGCCCGGGTTCGCCTTCAGACGCGCGAAGCTGGCCGTGGCGCGGCTGGTGCGCACGCTCGGGGAGTGCGTGCGCCAGAGCAAGGCACGGATGCGCGCCGGCGGCGAGCCGGAGTGCCTCGCTGACTACTGGATGCAGGCCCTGGTGAAAGAGATCGACGCGGCCGCGACGCCTCCCGTGCACACCGATGACGTGGAGCTTGGGGGGTTTCTGTTCGACTTCCTCTTCGCCGCCCAGGACGCGTCCACCTCTTCGCTCTGCTGGGCTGTCGCCGCCCTGGCGTCCCACCCAGACGTCCTCGCCCGCGTGCGCGCCGAGGTGTCCGCGGTCTGGTCGCCCGAGTCCGGGGAGCCCATCACCAGCGAGAAGATCCAGCAAATGAAGTACACCCATGCGGTCGCGCGCGAGGTGGTCCGCTACCGTCCTCCGGCGGCGCTGGTGCCGCACATTGCCGCGGAGCCGTTCCAGCTGACGGAGTGGTACACGGTGCCGAAAGGCGCCATCGTGTTCCCGTCGGTGTACGAGTCGTCGTTCCAGGGGTTCGCCGCGGCGGACGAGTTCGACCTGGATCGCTTCTTCTCGGAGGAGCGCAGGGAGGACGCGGTGTGCAAGCGCAACTTCCTGGCCTTCGGCGCTGGCGCGCACCAGTGCATGGGGCAGCGGTACGCCCTCAACCACCTCGCGCTTTTCATGGCGCTCTTCGTGTCCGTCGTCGACTTCAAGCGGGACTGGACGGAGGGATGCGACGAGCTGGTGTACGCGCCGGCCGTCATGCCTAGGGATGGCTGCGCCGTCTACCTCCAGCAGCGTTGCTCTTCGTtctgagctgctcctgctacttcccttcccttcccttgtgCATGCAAATGCGCGGGCTATGTATCTACCAAAAATGCTACACTTACGAAACCCAGCTACGTAAAGCTACTTCCATAACGCTAAACTAATCGCCCTCCCTGATTTTCAGGGGTGGGCCTGGGCCTATTTCCTTTCCAACCAAATCAGGCCAGGTCACCTTTTACGTAGGTTACGTAGAAATCTTTACGTAGATATAGCATGTGTTGGCACATAATAAAAGAAAACATGGCGATCAAATAATTATCCCAATTTAAGATGATCATGGTGACATGTGGTTTCCATTCATACAGTAATAAATTGATTCTCTCGTTTCTTCCTCCCTCGGCAATCTTCATTTCTTTGCAACCATCCTTTGTAAGAAGACAAAGTGATACTCTATATGATCTTCCAACCCCTCCTTCCGCACCACCTTCATTCTTGATCTTGTAATTCTATAAATTGTTTAATATGTAATTGATTCAAAAGAATATTTTGATTATATTTCCATTTATCAATAGTGAAAGATGTACGCGATGCAATGTTTGCATCATCTTATCTTTCGAAGGCAAGAAAGATAAGACTTCAAACCAACACAGAGACTTGATTAACTAAAATATCCATTGTCCCAATTTCTTGAACTTCTCCCCAAGCACAAATTTAACTATAACACATGGTTGGTGCAAACCCACCATGTCCCATTGCTGGACACCTCACACACTACATCCATTCTCCCCATGGAGAGAATATCTGGTGCTACCATCCTCCCCGTCCCCCGTGCCGCTCCCGCGAGCGGCCCGGGCGGATCCCTAATCCCCGACGCCGCCACCCCGCTCCCCCCTCCCCTCCCTCACCGCCGCCAGCggacgccgccgggcaaagcccgtgcgcGCGTCGGCGGCGGCAGGGTCATCTCCCCTTCCCTCGAGGCACTCCGGCGGCGCGGGACGCCTTCCTCTTCGTCAGGCGACTCGGCGGCGGCGCGCGTCCGGCCAGCGCCGGCGTGGCCCGGCGGTGCTGGTTGGAGCGGTGCGTGGCTCTGGGTGGCGCGGTCTGGCGTGGTCCGACCGGATCTGGCAGCCACGACCGGCGGCGCGCGGAGGGTGGTGTTGGGCGCTGCTCGGGGGGTTGCGACGCGTGCCGGCGGGCTGCGGTCGGTCCTCTGGGAGCTGGCGGAGCTGGGACTGGTGGTTGCCGCGGCGTCTCGCTCCCGTCTCGCTGTTGGCTTGCCACGGGTCGATGGCGCTGGCTGGCGGCGCCCGGAGCGCGGATCTCGGCCCGGATCTGGTGCGCGTCGGTGCTGGCCGGCATCCTTGGAGTGCTCACGGCGGGGAGTGCAGCGGCTGTCTCTGGAGCCTTGCGTGGGGCGTAGCAGGATGGAGGGTGTAGGTGGTACACCGGCACTGGCGGTGGCGGCGATGCAAGCgcagccatggcggcggcggcgctgcgagGCCTTGCTAGGAAGGGTCTTGGCGGGCACCGGGCATTCGGTTGCTGCGTGTGAGGCGTGCGGCGTTGCCTCGGCAGTGTGGGTGCCGGAGTGTGGTCGCAGGTGTGGGTCGGATCCACTCTAGTGGCAGTCCCCTGGAGCGGGTGAAGGCCACCGTAGCGGATTTGGCGTTGCACCGCTCAGTGGTTGCTGCGGCTCCTTGTCGATGTTCAAGGTGACGGCTTTAGCGCGTTCCCTCGGCAGTGAGGGGGGCTTCGATGGCAAGTTCCTGCGGTGACGGCGTTGCGAGGCATCTGATCGAGACCGGCCAGAATCTTGGAGGCGTGGAGATGTGCAGCGCCACGGATGAAAATCATGTTCGGTTGTGACCGGACCGGCGTTGATGGCACCTGCGGGTGTCATTCACCTTCCTGGAGGCTTCATCGAGTGCAACGCCATCCTCCTCGCGTCCTCGTATCGGCAGCTGTCTCCGGGGCGAAAGCCTTGATTCGTAGGATCGTCATCATGGCAACGTCTCTGAGGTTGTTACTCTGTTGGGAGCATTGTGCTAGGAGACTCGAGGTTCCATGATGCGCTTCTCCGGTGTTCATCGCTGCCCGGATCTTTCTCCTCCGGCGCCATGTACGGTCGTCGCCGGCAAATCCAAGGAAGCTGGAGTTGCTGTTCTTCGGAGGACGTCGGCGTCGGCCGAGACGCGGCGAGGGGCTTGGTGTTGGGTAGGCTTTTTGTGTCATAGTTGTGTTGTTGTGTTTGGTTGTCCTTGTACGATTCGGGTGTGGAGTTGGTCGCCTTCGTTGTTCGTAGCGAGTGGTAGACGTGGTTGTATGTCTTATTTCTcttcttctataaagctaaggtatgCAATTTGCGTACCCTCGAAAAAAGAATATCTGGTGCTACGGGAGCACCTCACATTAGGTTCTCCCGCGCGACCTCGACCGTCGATCTAAGATCCGAGGGGCAGCATCATAGGATGTGGACTAAAGTGTCATCTCGAGAATGTTTTGGGGGGGTTCTGCAAAACATTCATGATgggtttgtcttttttgtttctcaatgtgtatttcaaatttagatttgaaccttttaGGGATTGTACATTCATATGATGCTAACATCCAAATTTTTGGGGGGATTTTTGAAATATCTAAATGTGCATTTTGAAAATTGGGAGCACCTAATGTGAGGTGCTCCCGTAGCACCAGATATTCACCATCTCGCCATGGCCACTCAACCAAGTCCATCTCTGACCATTAGAaaaaagctactccctccattccacaatgtagtgcgcccGCACTTTCCGAGATCTAAGTTttatcataaatttaaccaacgagaccggttGCAGCGGGAGCAAAAAATTATACCACTTAATTCGCTATTTCGATACGAATTCagtggtataatttttgctcccaccatggtcggtctcgttggttaaatttataatCGAACTTATATCTCGGGAAATAGGagcgcactacattatggaatggagggagtactactatcctAGTATAATATAAGTAAGTGTTGGAAAGCAACCAATCATTAAAATCCATAATTTGACTATCCATTTTACataataaataaaatctatgtcagctAAACTATAATGTGGCTCCGTTCAAAACAAACATGTATAAGGGAGGAAGGAAACTACATCTTGCTGGTACTCTGTCGAGATTCCACAGCCCTCAGCCCACTCCTTGATTGTTAGAAGGGATAGATGGAGATTGGTGGAATATATGATTTATTgtatgagcctcgtgggcatatatatatatatatatagtatatgaatatatttaaaatgataaagtagtatatatagtaccacatggtagtatatgagacatatggggtaactaccaccgggtggtaggatggattttccataCAAGATATGAGGTAATGCTTGAGAATATATGTAAGCAATAAATGCATCAACTgcacttctttgataaaaaaaacgaTCCTGGTAAATAAAACTTTCCTCATAGCCTTGGATAATTCTAATAAAGATTAACATATATGCTTTGGACAGAAGAGAATGGTACTTAGAGTATGTAGGTTGACTTCTACTGAACACACTGAATAATGCAATTCGATCTGTCAATGCATGGGTCATACAATGCCTGAGAAATacgcaaatactccctccgttcctaaatgtaagtttttttagacattttaaatgaactacaacatacgaatgtatatagacatattttagaatgtagattcactcatttacttcatatgtagtcacttgttgaaatatctaaaaagacttatatttgggaacggaggaagtataatgTAATGAATCATGACTCATGAGTCACAGTTCCCAAGTCATGTGATGTATAAAGACGCAAAACGTTATGGAGCATTGGCATCGAACCAAAAATTATAACCAAAACATTATTGCTTCTCTTTTGCTTGGGTAGTGGTGCGTCATCGATCAGACTTATACGCTAATGCTAACCAACAGAAAGTAACCAGATCGCAAGCTCTTCCATATATCCCAATAAAACCTGCAACATAGTGAATTGAAACTGCATGCTGAAGTTGGTAACTACATAAATCACCACGGCATGGTAAAAAGCTCTTCTTGAAATGAAAGAACGACGGGACCCTTTGCAGATTAACCTCAAAGTAAATGCAATGAGCAGCCTGGGAAAAAGAATCTCGTCGGAGCCAGTGATATATTGTATCTGCTTATGGATCGAACATATATGAGACTTTAGCAGCATGGGAACACCATCTTAGTCGGTGCTATCACTGCGCACAACCTATGACAAGAAAGCCAGCGTAAACAGGATCATATACCAGATACAAAGCGATCCGATAATATTCGTAGCCCTTCCATAACAAGTATACCACGCTCGTCACTCTCATG is a window from the Triticum dicoccoides isolate Atlit2015 ecotype Zavitan unplaced genomic scaffold, WEW_v2.0 scaffold1544, whole genome shotgun sequence genome containing:
- the LOC119344120 gene encoding cytochrome P450 710A1-like produces the protein MVELLPVGFMDWLALAVAVALYYFLVEQLSYRRKKGALPGPSLVVPFLGSIVPMIRDPAGFWDTQAARAKKSGAGLAADFVVGRFIVFIRDSELSHCVFANVRPDAFQFVGHPFGKDLFGIFYLFGDEHKDLRRRMAPNFTPRTLSTYAAVQQRIILAHIRRLLDRNRRSVAAPIQVTCRNINLETSQTVFVGPYLTEEARERFDKDYALFNAGLLAMPVDLPGFAFRRAKLAVARLVRTLGECVRQSKARMRAGGEPECLADYWMQALVKEIDAAATPPVHTDDVELGGFLFDFLFAAQDASTSSLCWAVAALASHPDVLARVRAEVSAVWSPESGEPITSEKIQQMKYTHAVAREVVRYRPPAALVPHIAAEPFQLTEWYTVPKGAIVFPSVYESSFQGFAAADEFDLDRFFSEERREDAVCKRNFLAFGAGAHQCMGQRYALNHLALFMALFVSVVDFKRDWTEGCDELVYAPAVMPRDGCAVYLQQRCSSF